A window from Fundidesulfovibrio magnetotacticus encodes these proteins:
- a CDS encoding DUF554 domain-containing protein, translating to MNGACVVFGGLAGALLGGRMGAQLRTRLTQVFGLSAMGIGVVMTGKVHALPPVVLALVLGALLGELLRLESGIARLAGLARRGVEAVTKPAGQGPGQEEFLEKFVALAVLFCVSGTGVFGALNEGMTGDSTLLVVKAILDLFTSAVFAATLGASVALLAAPQLAVQAALYFGASLVLPWTTPEMIADFSAVGGLVLLATGLRICEIRQFAVAGLVPAMFLAMPLSALWTRLFG from the coding sequence GTGAACGGTGCCTGTGTGGTGTTCGGCGGCCTGGCCGGGGCGCTCCTGGGCGGCCGGATGGGGGCGCAGCTTCGCACGCGCTTGACCCAGGTGTTCGGGCTCTCGGCCATGGGCATCGGCGTGGTCATGACGGGAAAGGTGCACGCGCTGCCGCCGGTTGTGCTTGCGCTGGTGCTGGGGGCGCTCCTGGGCGAGCTTTTGCGCCTGGAGTCGGGCATCGCCCGGCTGGCGGGGCTGGCGCGCCGGGGCGTGGAGGCCGTGACCAAGCCCGCGGGCCAGGGGCCGGGCCAGGAGGAATTCCTGGAGAAGTTCGTGGCCCTGGCGGTGCTCTTCTGCGTGAGCGGCACGGGCGTGTTCGGCGCGCTCAACGAAGGCATGACCGGGGACTCCACGCTGCTGGTGGTGAAGGCCATCCTGGACCTCTTCACCTCGGCGGTGTTCGCCGCCACCCTGGGGGCCAGCGTGGCCCTGCTGGCCGCGCCCCAGCTGGCGGTGCAGGCCGCGCTCTACTTCGGGGCGTCGCTCGTGCTGCCCTGGACCACCCCGGAGATGATCGCGGACTTCTCGGCCGTGGGCGGCCTGGTGCTCCTGGCCACGGGCCTGCGCATCTGCGAGATCAGGCAGTTCGCCGTGGCCGGGCTCGTCCCGGCCATGTTCCTGGCCATGCCCCTCTCGGCGCTCTGGACGAGGCTGTTCGGCTAG
- a CDS encoding molybdopterin biosynthesis protein, which yields MSHKRNIYLRTVPIPEALERVKSLLNRAALVGVEKIPTEQALGRVTASPVTARLSSPTFHCAAMDGIAVRGESTFAAREGSPVTLSPGEGFALVNTGQPLPPGFDAVAMIEHVVFDDAGNASLETPVAPWTHVRRIGEDIVATELILPRRRKLTAYDLGALLSCGVWEVDVYEQVRMAVIPTGDEVLDYTSRPEPGPGQVVESNSVMLCALAQGWGLDARRRPPVRDEPGALARAVEEALNSPAHVVAILAGSSAGSKDFTRAVMERFGEVAVHGIQAMPGKPSLLGVAQGKLLVGAPGYPVSAVVCFEELLAPLAAWLSRCEPARRPSVPVRLAKDVPSRPGLTEFLRLAAGRVGEGYSAIPLSRGAGLITTLTKAQAVARIAQDREGVARGEVVQAELLVSQDELERTLVVVGSHDNTLDLLADELMRLDSPLRLASSHVGSLGGLTALAQGAALLAGAHLLDTESGDFNFPFIARHLPGVEVAVINLAIRHQGLMVAPGNPKEIQGVGSLARPDVRFVNRQRGAGTRILLDYNLKLAGIAPSQVQGYAQEETTHMGVAANVKNGAADCGLGVFSAAKALGLDFVPLARERYDLVLPLASLEEPRVQTLLAVLGDKAFQGKIAALGGYETTWTGRRMEPGMGLPPDNVDMAN from the coding sequence ATGAGCCACAAACGCAACATCTACCTGCGCACCGTGCCCATCCCCGAAGCCCTGGAGCGGGTGAAATCCCTTCTGAACCGCGCCGCCCTGGTGGGCGTGGAGAAAATTCCCACGGAACAGGCCCTGGGCCGCGTCACCGCGAGCCCCGTGACGGCCCGGCTCTCCTCGCCCACGTTCCACTGCGCGGCCATGGACGGCATCGCCGTGCGGGGCGAATCCACCTTCGCCGCCCGCGAGGGCAGCCCCGTGACCCTCTCCCCGGGCGAGGGCTTCGCCCTGGTGAACACCGGCCAGCCCCTGCCCCCGGGCTTTGACGCCGTGGCCATGATCGAACACGTGGTCTTCGACGACGCGGGCAACGCCTCCCTGGAGACCCCCGTGGCCCCATGGACCCACGTGCGCCGCATCGGCGAGGACATCGTGGCCACGGAGCTCATCCTGCCCCGGCGGCGCAAGCTCACCGCCTACGACCTGGGCGCGCTGCTCTCCTGCGGCGTCTGGGAGGTGGACGTCTACGAACAGGTGCGCATGGCCGTGATCCCCACCGGGGACGAGGTGCTCGACTACACCTCCCGCCCCGAGCCCGGCCCCGGGCAGGTGGTGGAATCCAACTCCGTGATGCTCTGCGCCCTGGCCCAGGGCTGGGGACTGGACGCCCGGCGCAGGCCCCCCGTGCGCGACGAGCCCGGGGCCCTGGCCCGCGCCGTGGAGGAGGCCCTCAACTCCCCGGCCCACGTGGTGGCCATCCTGGCCGGGTCCTCGGCGGGCAGCAAGGATTTCACCCGCGCCGTCATGGAGCGCTTCGGAGAGGTGGCCGTGCACGGCATCCAGGCCATGCCGGGCAAGCCCTCGCTGCTGGGCGTGGCCCAGGGCAAGCTCCTGGTGGGCGCGCCGGGCTATCCGGTCTCGGCCGTGGTCTGCTTCGAGGAGCTGCTGGCCCCGCTGGCCGCGTGGCTCTCGCGCTGCGAGCCCGCGCGCAGGCCCAGCGTGCCCGTGCGCCTGGCCAAGGACGTGCCTTCGCGCCCGGGGCTCACGGAGTTCCTGCGCCTGGCCGCCGGTCGCGTGGGCGAAGGCTACTCGGCCATCCCGCTCTCGCGCGGGGCAGGGCTCATCACCACGCTCACCAAGGCCCAGGCCGTGGCCCGCATCGCCCAGGACCGCGAGGGCGTTGCCCGGGGCGAGGTGGTGCAGGCCGAACTGCTGGTCTCCCAGGACGAGCTGGAACGCACCCTGGTGGTGGTGGGCAGCCACGACAACACCCTGGACCTGCTGGCCGACGAACTCATGCGCCTGGATTCCCCCCTGCGTCTGGCCTCCTCCCACGTGGGCAGCCTGGGCGGGCTCACGGCCCTGGCCCAGGGCGCGGCCCTGCTGGCGGGCGCGCACCTCCTGGACACCGAATCCGGCGACTTCAACTTCCCCTTCATCGCCCGCCACCTGCCGGGCGTGGAGGTGGCCGTGATCAACCTGGCCATCCGCCACCAGGGGCTCATGGTGGCCCCGGGCAACCCCAAGGAGATCCAGGGCGTGGGCAGCCTGGCCCGGCCCGACGTGCGCTTCGTGAACCGCCAGCGCGGGGCAGGCACGCGCATCCTCCTGGACTACAACCTGAAGCTCGCGGGCATCGCGCCCTCGCAGGTGCAGGGCTACGCCCAGGAGGAGACCACCCACATGGGCGTGGCCGCCAACGTCAAGAACGGCGCGGCCGACTGCGGCCTGGGCGTCTTCTCCGCGGCCAAGGCCCTGGGCCTGGACTTCGTGCCCCTGGCCCGGGAGCGCTACGACCTCGTGCTGCCCCTGGCCAGCCTGGAGGAGCCGCGCGTGCAGACGCTCCTCGCGGTGCTGGGCGACAAGGCCTTCCAGGGCAAGATCGCGGCCTTGGGCGGCTACGAGACCACCTGGACCGGACGCAGGATGGAGCCCGGCATGGGCCTGCCCCCGGACAACGTGGACATGGCCAACTAG
- a CDS encoding glycosyltransferase: MNPARPLAVWITPQLPGALGAFPAAVRGLEVPPGIVDVAALLEREGLEPDLLLQDERLAPRTLLQGLERLDCPKVFWSLDPHLNHHWQAPYAALFDAVAATQKHWAGLLGAEKARKDWVTWSAPPAPWIPHAERPHRTAFVGRVTGHRPVRAGFVKHLRERWSAFVHGDLPHAEVLPAYCSARVAPGESIQGEITQRLFLSASAGCAVVDPLIDNGLEDLFEPDREVLTYSHVLELDEALARLEADPALAERLGRAARERHAREHLPERRVEALGRLALAAERVAPAGAEARRLFWLSAARCTESGHLPAPRDEVLEGVGGYGGDPECLAALGALLALAGRAREALGPCLRLLSGPGAGHAGLAACACALALRLGEAETAAGAYALFARASGEPPLESRTPAGICRGMSGALARRGALWRPGFAFDPERHLAASAVEFLHLAHALDPRDLETCRRIEALLRGLPGSDLVRVAHLSTLTLHRPKDYRLGAALGLADLKAFRAREGLEELRLARLRALEQGRLPAFEGFLRAADPGGSVERALAWTG; encoded by the coding sequence GTGAATCCCGCCCGGCCCCTGGCCGTCTGGATCACCCCGCAGCTCCCGGGGGCGCTCGGGGCCTTCCCGGCGGCGGTGCGCGGCCTGGAGGTCCCGCCCGGCATCGTGGACGTGGCGGCGCTGCTGGAGCGCGAGGGCCTGGAGCCCGATCTGCTGTTGCAAGACGAACGCCTGGCCCCGCGCACGCTCCTTCAGGGCCTGGAGCGCCTGGATTGCCCCAAGGTGTTCTGGAGCCTGGACCCGCACCTCAACCACCACTGGCAGGCCCCCTACGCCGCGCTCTTCGACGCCGTGGCCGCCACCCAGAAGCACTGGGCCGGGCTGTTGGGCGCGGAAAAGGCCCGCAAGGACTGGGTGACCTGGAGCGCGCCGCCCGCACCCTGGATACCCCACGCCGAGAGGCCCCACCGGACGGCCTTCGTGGGCCGTGTCACCGGGCACAGGCCCGTGCGCGCCGGCTTCGTCAAACACCTTCGGGAACGCTGGAGCGCTTTCGTTCACGGCGATCTCCCCCACGCGGAGGTTCTCCCGGCGTATTGTTCGGCGCGTGTCGCGCCCGGGGAGTCCATCCAGGGGGAGATCACCCAGAGGCTCTTCCTGAGCGCCTCGGCAGGGTGCGCCGTGGTGGACCCCCTGATCGACAACGGCCTGGAGGATCTTTTCGAGCCGGACCGGGAGGTGCTCACCTACTCCCATGTCCTGGAGCTGGACGAGGCCCTGGCGCGCCTGGAGGCCGACCCGGCCCTGGCCGAACGGCTGGGCCGCGCCGCCCGGGAGCGCCACGCGCGCGAGCACCTGCCGGAGCGCCGCGTGGAGGCCCTGGGGCGTCTGGCCCTTGCGGCGGAGCGTGTCGCGCCCGCGGGGGCGGAGGCGCGGCGTCTCTTCTGGCTGTCGGCGGCGCGCTGCACGGAGTCGGGGCATCTTCCCGCGCCACGGGACGAGGTTCTGGAGGGGGTGGGCGGATACGGGGGCGACCCGGAGTGTCTGGCGGCCCTGGGGGCGCTTCTGGCGTTGGCGGGGCGTGCGCGGGAGGCCCTTGGGCCATGCCTGCGGCTGCTCTCCGGCCCGGGGGCTGGCCACGCGGGGCTGGCGGCCTGCGCCTGCGCCCTGGCCCTGCGCCTGGGCGAGGCCGAAACGGCGGCCGGGGCCTACGCCTTGTTCGCCCGCGCCTCGGGGGAGCCACCCCTGGAGTCGCGGACACCGGCGGGGATCTGCCGGGGCATGTCCGGCGCGCTGGCCCGTCGGGGCGCGCTCTGGCGTCCGGGCTTCGCCTTCGATCCGGAGCGTCACCTGGCGGCCAGCGCGGTGGAGTTCCTGCACCTGGCGCACGCCTTGGACCCCCGGGACCTGGAGACGTGCCGTCGCATCGAGGCGCTGCTGCGCGGCCTGCCCGGCAGCGACCTGGTGCGCGTGGCGCACCTCTCCACCCTGACGCTGCACCGGCCGAAGGACTACCGCCTGGGCGCGGCCCTGGGCCTGGCGGATCTGAAGGCCTTCCGGGCGCGCGAAGGCCTGGAGGAACTGCGCTTGGCCCGGCTGCGCGCCCTGGAGCAGGGCAGGCTCCCGGCTTTCGAGGGCTTCCTGCGCGCGGCCGATCCGGGCGGCTCGGTGGAGCGCGCCCTGGCCTGGACGGGGTGA
- a CDS encoding cell division protein FtsX has product MILFARALARALDLISHAPGLHLMAAAALGLTCFLAGAFGLFLSNLDHHLTSRQGHAQFQVYWRPGTDMAQVRSQWEAIRAMPGVDSVVAFTPDQALETLKKTIGPGFDFSWMTVNPLPATALASFRVNSAESRPAEAFLDRLNALPGVEKVRINPMQLDVAMALRALSVKALVPLSLSLSLAIALLAYLAARLCLEGRRAEAEILRLVGAREWFVRLPWTVSAAATGFVGSSVGLGALFAVQNSLSGVLNEPPLWIKLGPLPLEEALVMTLLAVVMSALGGWLAASGD; this is encoded by the coding sequence ATGATCCTCTTCGCACGCGCCCTGGCCCGCGCCCTGGACCTGATCTCCCACGCGCCGGGCCTGCACCTGATGGCCGCCGCCGCGCTGGGCCTGACCTGCTTCCTGGCCGGGGCCTTCGGCCTGTTCCTCTCCAACCTGGACCACCACCTCACCAGCCGCCAGGGCCACGCCCAGTTCCAGGTCTACTGGCGCCCCGGCACGGACATGGCCCAGGTGCGCTCCCAGTGGGAGGCCATCCGCGCCATGCCCGGGGTGGATTCCGTGGTGGCCTTCACCCCGGACCAGGCCCTGGAGACTCTGAAGAAGACCATCGGGCCGGGCTTCGATTTCAGCTGGATGACCGTGAACCCCCTGCCCGCCACGGCCCTGGCCTCCTTCCGGGTGAACTCCGCCGAATCGCGCCCGGCCGAGGCCTTCCTGGACCGCCTGAACGCCCTGCCCGGGGTGGAGAAGGTGCGCATCAACCCCATGCAGCTCGACGTGGCCATGGCCTTGCGCGCGCTCTCGGTGAAGGCCCTGGTGCCGCTGTCGCTCTCGCTCTCGCTGGCCATCGCCCTGCTGGCCTACCTGGCCGCGCGGCTGTGCCTGGAGGGCCGCCGGGCCGAGGCGGAAATCCTGCGCCTGGTGGGCGCGCGGGAGTGGTTCGTGCGCCTGCCCTGGACCGTGAGCGCCGCAGCCACGGGCTTCGTGGGCTCCTCGGTGGGCCTGGGCGCGCTTTTCGCCGTGCAGAATTCCCTGTCCGGAGTGCTCAACGAGCCGCCCCTGTGGATCAAGCTGGGCCCGCTCCCTCTGGAAGAAGCACTGGTGATGACGCTGTTGGCCGTGGTCATGTCCGCCCTGGGCGGCTGGCTGGCCGCCTCGGGGGACTAG
- a CDS encoding vitamin B12-dependent ribonucleotide reductase encodes MPAHVPADLPVPDLNQNAKVVLAKRYLRKGPDGKPVEDEQALFWRVAHAVAAEETRHPGSPWQPDELARTFYDLMISFKFLPNSPTLMNAGTELGQLAACFVIPVGDSMDEIFDAVKHAALIHKSGGGTGFSFSRLRPVNSRVGSTGGVASGPVSFMRIFNTATEQVKQGGTRRGANMGILRVDHPDILEFIRCKEREGELNNFNISVALTEPFMQAVEQGEDYDLVAPHSRESKGRLNAREVFQLLVQKAWESGDPGIIFLDRINRDNPTPALGEIESTNPCGEQPLLPYEACNLGSLNLALLKSGDGVDWEELKRVTHLAVRFLDNVIDASVYPLDRITEMVRSNRKIGLGVMGFADLLFQLGIPYDSREGLKLAEKIMDFIQTESKAASKQLAQERGPFPNFEASVYASRQQGPFRNATTTTIAPTGTLSILAGCSSGVEPLFALSFARHVMDGEKLVESNPHFEAAVKAAQCHSPRLMEEVAAKGSIAHIDYIPEDLRRVFVTAMDITPESHLKMQAAFQKFTDNAVSKTVNLPNEATQDDIWKIYWMAYELGCKGVTVYRDGCKTAQVLCTGDGAPKDKQGERAESRVRNRPDVVYGFTQKVKTGYGDLYLTVNEVDGKPFEVFATIGKSGRSITAKAEAIGRLVSLALRSGVDVADVVGQLKGIGGENPVFQKKGLLLSLPDAVAWVLEHRYMQGLKRADDVRSLNAPTCPECAEELVFEEGCYVCKACGFTKCG; translated from the coding sequence ATGCCCGCCCACGTTCCCGCCGACCTGCCCGTCCCCGACCTCAACCAGAACGCCAAGGTGGTCCTGGCCAAACGCTATCTGCGCAAGGGCCCCGACGGGAAACCCGTGGAGGACGAGCAGGCCCTGTTCTGGCGCGTGGCCCACGCCGTGGCCGCCGAGGAGACCCGCCACCCCGGCTCCCCCTGGCAGCCCGACGAGCTGGCCCGCACCTTCTACGACCTGATGATCTCCTTCAAGTTCCTGCCCAACTCGCCCACGCTCATGAACGCGGGCACCGAGCTGGGCCAGCTGGCCGCCTGCTTCGTGATCCCCGTGGGTGACTCCATGGACGAGATCTTCGACGCCGTGAAGCACGCGGCGCTCATCCACAAGTCGGGCGGCGGCACGGGCTTCTCCTTCTCGCGGCTTCGCCCCGTGAACTCCCGCGTGGGCTCCACCGGGGGCGTGGCCTCGGGGCCGGTCTCGTTCATGCGCATCTTCAACACCGCCACCGAGCAGGTGAAGCAGGGCGGCACGCGCCGGGGCGCCAACATGGGCATCCTGCGCGTGGACCATCCCGACATCCTTGAATTCATCCGCTGCAAGGAGCGCGAGGGCGAGCTCAACAACTTCAACATCTCCGTGGCCCTCACCGAGCCTTTCATGCAGGCCGTGGAGCAGGGCGAAGACTACGACCTCGTCGCCCCCCACTCCCGGGAGTCCAAGGGCCGCCTCAACGCCCGCGAGGTGTTCCAGCTCCTGGTGCAGAAGGCCTGGGAATCGGGCGACCCGGGCATCATCTTCCTCGACCGCATCAACCGCGACAACCCCACCCCGGCGCTGGGCGAGATCGAATCGACGAATCCTTGCGGAGAGCAACCCCTGCTCCCCTACGAGGCCTGCAACCTGGGTTCGCTCAACCTGGCGCTGCTCAAGTCCGGCGACGGGGTGGACTGGGAGGAGCTCAAGCGCGTCACCCACCTGGCCGTGCGCTTCCTGGACAACGTCATCGACGCCTCGGTCTACCCCCTGGACCGCATCACCGAGATGGTGCGCTCCAACCGCAAGATCGGCCTGGGCGTCATGGGCTTCGCGGACCTGCTCTTCCAGCTGGGCATCCCCTACGACTCCCGCGAGGGCCTCAAGCTGGCCGAGAAGATCATGGACTTCATCCAGACCGAATCCAAGGCGGCCTCCAAACAGCTGGCCCAGGAGCGCGGCCCCTTCCCCAACTTCGAGGCCTCGGTCTACGCCAGCCGCCAGCAGGGCCCCTTCCGCAACGCCACCACCACCACCATCGCCCCCACGGGCACACTCTCCATCCTGGCCGGGTGCTCCTCGGGCGTGGAGCCGCTCTTCGCCCTCTCCTTCGCCCGCCACGTGATGGACGGCGAGAAGCTCGTGGAGTCCAACCCCCACTTCGAGGCCGCCGTGAAGGCCGCCCAGTGCCACTCGCCCCGGCTCATGGAGGAGGTGGCCGCCAAGGGCTCCATCGCCCACATCGACTACATCCCCGAGGACCTGCGCCGCGTCTTCGTCACGGCCATGGACATCACCCCGGAATCGCACCTCAAGATGCAGGCCGCATTCCAGAAATTCACCGACAACGCCGTCTCCAAGACCGTCAACCTGCCCAACGAGGCCACCCAGGACGACATCTGGAAGATCTACTGGATGGCCTACGAGCTGGGCTGCAAGGGCGTCACCGTCTACCGCGACGGCTGCAAGACCGCCCAGGTGCTCTGCACCGGCGACGGCGCGCCCAAGGACAAGCAGGGCGAGCGCGCCGAATCGCGCGTGCGCAACCGCCCCGACGTGGTCTACGGCTTCACCCAGAAGGTGAAGACCGGCTACGGCGACCTCTACCTCACCGTCAACGAGGTGGACGGCAAGCCCTTCGAGGTGTTCGCCACCATCGGCAAGTCGGGCCGTTCCATCACGGCCAAGGCCGAGGCCATCGGCAGGCTCGTGTCCCTGGCCCTGCGCTCCGGCGTGGACGTGGCCGACGTGGTGGGCCAGCTCAAGGGCATCGGCGGCGAGAACCCCGTGTTCCAGAAGAAGGGCCTGCTGCTCTCCCTGCCGGACGCCGTGGCCTGGGTGCTGGAGCACCGCTACATGCAGGGCCTCAAGCGGGCCGACGACGTGCGCTCCCTCAACGCCCCCACCTGCCCGGAATGCGCCGAGGAGCTGGTGTTCGAGGAAGGCTGCTACGTGTGCAAGGCCTGCGGCTTCACCAAATGCGGCTAG
- a CDS encoding cell division ATP-binding protein FtsE, with product MISAVQLTHAFDEHLALRAVSFRVRKGEFCFLTGHSGAGKTTLLRLLHGDLPVQRGKASIAGYDLSGLPRKNLPFLRRDVAVVFQDFKILMDRTVRENVSLPLEVCGLPREQIVRRVDSVLASLHLTRMAELPCLSLSGGEQQRVAIARAMAGGPKVILADEPTGNLDLNLAQRLMEVFKQFHAHGVTILMATHNMELVRATPQARVLSLEAGFLLAGGEEEDEQGQADDGIAPEEEAPA from the coding sequence GTGATCTCCGCCGTCCAGCTCACCCACGCCTTCGACGAGCACCTGGCCCTGCGCGCCGTGAGCTTTCGCGTGCGCAAGGGCGAGTTCTGCTTCCTCACCGGCCACTCCGGCGCGGGCAAGACCACCCTGCTGCGCCTGCTCCACGGCGACCTGCCCGTGCAGCGCGGCAAGGCCTCCATCGCCGGGTACGACCTCTCCGGGCTGCCCCGGAAGAACCTGCCCTTCCTGCGCCGCGACGTGGCCGTGGTCTTCCAGGACTTCAAGATCCTCATGGACCGCACCGTGCGCGAAAACGTGAGCCTGCCCCTGGAGGTCTGCGGCCTGCCGCGCGAGCAGATCGTGCGCCGCGTGGACTCGGTGCTGGCCTCCCTGCACCTCACGCGCATGGCCGAGCTGCCCTGCCTGTCGCTCTCCGGCGGCGAACAGCAGCGCGTGGCCATCGCCCGGGCCATGGCCGGGGGCCCCAAGGTGATCCTGGCCGACGAGCCCACCGGCAATCTGGACCTCAACCTCGCCCAGCGCCTCATGGAGGTGTTCAAGCAGTTCCACGCCCACGGCGTGACCATCCTCATGGCCACCCACAACATGGAACTGGTGCGCGCCACGCCCCAGGCCCGGGTGCTGAGCCTCGAAGCGGGCTTCCTGCTGGCCGGGGGCGAGGAGGAGGACGAACAGGGCCAAGCCGACGACGGCATCGCCCCCGAAGAGGAGGCCCCGGCATGA
- a CDS encoding molybdopterin molybdotransferase MoeA, whose protein sequence is MDKGFLELISPDAFRGILTGFAHLPGEDVPLAEAAGRFLARPVTAGEDLPALSRSGMDGYAVRPEDTFGATETNPAYLDLAGTLDIAAVSREPLENGRCVRLVTGSSLPPGAGAVVMVEHTQDLGAGTIEIRRPAAPGENVMLAGEDARAGETALPAGTLLRPAEIAFLAALGVESVHAGRRPRAAVLSTGDEIVPHAARPLPGQIRDANRPALFALCAQTGASTLDLGIARDDLGAIAEGMARGLEEADAVFLSGGSSVGVRDLTVEALARIPGAEVLAHGLALSPGKPTILARARGKAVWGLPGQITSAQVVMFLFGCPFLERLAGDVHAFTRARPAVQARLTRNLASRQGREDWVRVRLAPSGGPLPDAFPVLGKSGLVKTLVQAQGLLRIPAGLEGLEAGSSVEVMLL, encoded by the coding sequence ATGGACAAAGGCTTCCTCGAACTCATCTCCCCCGACGCCTTCCGGGGCATCCTGACCGGATTCGCCCACCTGCCCGGCGAGGACGTGCCCCTGGCAGAGGCCGCCGGACGCTTCCTGGCCCGCCCCGTCACCGCCGGGGAGGACCTCCCCGCCCTGTCCCGCTCCGGCATGGACGGCTACGCCGTGCGCCCCGAGGACACCTTCGGGGCCACCGAGACCAACCCCGCCTACCTGGACCTGGCCGGAACCCTGGACATCGCCGCCGTCTCCCGCGAGCCCCTGGAAAACGGACGCTGCGTGCGCCTGGTCACCGGGTCCAGCCTGCCCCCCGGGGCCGGGGCCGTGGTCATGGTGGAGCACACGCAGGACCTGGGCGCGGGAACCATCGAGATCAGGCGTCCCGCGGCGCCGGGCGAGAACGTCATGCTGGCCGGGGAGGACGCCCGCGCCGGCGAGACCGCCCTGCCCGCCGGAACCCTCCTGCGCCCGGCCGAGATCGCCTTCCTCGCCGCGCTGGGCGTGGAAAGTGTGCACGCAGGGCGCCGCCCCAGGGCCGCCGTGCTCTCCACCGGCGACGAGATCGTGCCCCACGCCGCCCGCCCCCTGCCCGGACAGATCCGCGACGCCAACCGCCCCGCCCTGTTCGCCCTCTGCGCCCAGACCGGCGCGTCCACCTTGGACCTGGGCATCGCCCGCGACGACCTGGGGGCCATCGCCGAGGGCATGGCCCGGGGCCTGGAGGAGGCCGACGCGGTGTTCCTCTCGGGCGGCAGCTCCGTGGGCGTGCGCGACCTCACCGTGGAGGCCCTGGCGCGCATCCCCGGGGCCGAGGTGCTGGCCCACGGCCTGGCCCTCTCCCCCGGCAAGCCCACCATCCTGGCCCGCGCCCGGGGCAAGGCCGTCTGGGGCCTGCCCGGCCAGATCACCTCCGCCCAGGTGGTGATGTTTCTTTTCGGCTGCCCGTTCCTGGAGCGTCTGGCCGGCGACGTCCACGCCTTCACGCGCGCGCGCCCGGCCGTGCAGGCCCGGCTCACCCGCAACCTGGCCTCCCGCCAGGGCCGGGAGGACTGGGTGCGCGTGCGACTGGCCCCCTCCGGCGGTCCGCTCCCCGACGCCTTCCCCGTGCTGGGCAAGTCGGGCCTCGTGAAAACCCTGGTCCAGGCCCAGGGGCTCCTTCGCATCCCGGCCGGCCTCGAAGGCCTGGAGGCCGGCTCCTCCGTGGAGGTCATGCTGCTATGA